In the Streptomyces fradiae ATCC 10745 = DSM 40063 genome, TGTTCCGGCCGAGCCGGGCCCGTACCCCGCGCAGCGCCGTGGCCGCCCTGCCGGGGCAGCGGACCGGGACGGGGCGCCTCGCTCGGGAGGGCGGGCCGTGCCCGGAGCCGGTGCGGATCGCGCACGGGCCGTTCGACACGCGCTGGCTGCTGCCGGACCACCGGCTGCTCGACGCGGCCCGGCCGGAGCTGTGGCGGGTCGCGGACGAGCGGCAGGTCTTCGCCGTGGAGCAGGGGTACGTGCCCGCGGCGGCGGGGCCCGCGCTGCTGGTGACGGCCCCGCTCCCGGACGGCCGCTCCCCCGCCGGGCGGCCCGGCCTTATCCGCCCGCTGTACCGGCGGCCCGGCGGCCGGGAGCCGAACGTCGCGCCCGGCCTGACCGGGCTGCTGGGCGGGCGCCTCGGGTGGGAGCCCGCCGCCGAGGACCTGCTGGCGTGGGCGGTCGCGGTCGCGGTGCCGTCCCCGGCCGGCTGCCGGGTGCCGCTGACGGGCGACCCCCGGCTGTGGGCGGCCGGGGTGGAGCTGGGGCGCCGCGTGGTGGAGGTCCAGCTGCGGGGCGCCCGCGGCGGGCGGCGCCCGAGGCTGCCGGGCGGGCGGCGCCCCTATGTGCGGGCGGCGCTGCCCGTGTGGCCGGACGCGCTCGCGTACGACGCCGGCGAGGAGGTGCTGCACGTGGGCTCGGGGCGGGTGGCTCCCGTACCGGCGGAGGCGTGGGAGTACCGGGTGTGCGGCGTGCGGGTGCTGCCCCTGTGGTTCGAGCGGCGGACGGCGGGCGCCGAACCGGGCACCCTGGAGGCGGTCCGCCCGGCGGCCTGGCCGCAGGAGTGGACGTCGGAGCTGCTGGA is a window encoding:
- a CDS encoding type ISP restriction/modification enzyme, whose product is MRRVNADVSPDDVSPPGTSPDDVPLLDDLMPWSVPPPRWGREWVAAPDRGTLRARWEALTAAGGAEREALFRPSRARTPRSAVAALPGQRTGTGRLAREGGPCPEPVRIAHGPFDTRWLLPDHRLLDAARPELWRVADERQVFAVEQGYVPAAAGPALLVTAPLPDGRSPAGRPGLIRPLYRRPGGREPNVAPGLTGLLGGRLGWEPAAEDLLAWAVAVAVPSPAGCRVPLTGDPRLWAAGVELGRRVVEVQLRGARGGRRPRLPGGRRPYVRAALPVWPDALAYDAGEEVLHVGSGRVAPVPAEAWEYRVCGVRVLPLWFERRTAGAEPGTLEAVRPAAWPQEWTSELLELITVLALLAALDRERAALAARLGSDPVTRTALRAAGVLPHPPAARRPASVLDHREEGPEGQFALL